ACGAGTTAAATCCCCGAATAAGCGAATCATCACACTTTCACTATTTTGCTGGATATTCCATTCGATCGGCGTAACAACTTGGCTCATTCGTTATTTGCCCAATGTAATCGGCTGTTTCGCTGACTCTGTAACCTGTGCGGTTAAAGCATCAATACCTTTTTGGCGTAAAATTCCGCTCCATTCATTCTGTTTAGTTGCGACCATACTCACACCTTCTGCCGCCATATCATAGGCTTGCCATTCGCCTGTACGGCTATTTTTACGCCATTTGAAATCGAGTTTAATTGGTTGAGCATTACCTGATTGCAATACATTCACACGAATGCTTACAATTGTTTTATCGCCAAGGGGTTTTTCGCTCTCAATTTCTACTTTCTGATTGCTATATTGTGTTAACACCTGTGCGTAAGATTGCTCAATAAATTGACCAAAGGCATTGAAAAATGCGTCTTTTTGAGCATCTGTTGCCGCCGATAAGTTTTTACCTAGCACCAATTGCCCTGCATATTTTACGTGAACATACGGCATTAAATCGTTACGTACAATTGTACGGAGATAATTTGGATCCGCTTTAATTTTGCTTTGGCTCGCTTTGATATCACCAAACAATTTATCTGCGGTTTGTTGCATTAACGTATATGGATTCGCAAATGCTGCCGCTGATAATAATGTTGAAAATGCCACAACACTGGCAACCAATACTTTTTTCAAGGTTTTAATCATATTAAATCTCCAAATGTAAGAGAGTGAGTGATTAACTCAAGTTATCATTCCGCTTTAGGTTCAGCGGTGTTTTCATCAGTTTTCTTTTTGTCACCATATAAAAACTGACCAATTAAATCTTCAAGCACCATGGCGGAATTTGTATCGCCAAAGCTATCGCCTTCTTTCAACATCGCGGTTTCACCTTCAAGGGTAAAGCCAATATTCAGTGCGATGTATTGTTCGCCCAATAAGCCCGCAGTTTTAATTGAGAGTGAACTTGTATCAGGGATTTGATCAAATTTCTCATTAATCGCAAGAGTCACTTTCGGTGTATAAGTTTTCGCATCAAGCTGAATCTCTGCCACTCGTCCAACCACAACACCACCGACCTTAATTGGAGCGCGGGCTTTTAGTCCGCCGACATTATCAAAAGTTGCGTAAAGAGTGTAAGTTTTTTCAGCAGAAAAACCTTGTACATTTGCAACACGCAATCCTAAAAAAATCAATGCTGCAAAGCCGAGTAATACAAAGAATCCCACCCAGAATTCATACTTAATTGATTGACGCATTTTTATTTCCTATAACAAGCGGTCACTTCTGACCAGTTTTTTGCAAATTCGTTAACCACCGAACATGATTGCTGTTAACACAAAATCCAACCCAAGCACCATTAAAGAAGCGTTCACTACCGTTCGTGTTGTCGCTTGGCTGATCCCTTCACTTGTTGGCATCGCATCATAGCCGTTAAATAATGCAATCCAGACTACCGCAAAAGCAAAAACAATACTCTTAATAAAGCCATTGAGTAAATCGCTAAGTGTGACACTATTTTGCATAACCGACCAGAAGCTGCCTGAATCAACACCTTTCCAATCAACCCCCACTAATGATCCACCCCAAATGCCAATTGCCGTAAAAATAGCCGCTAAAATGGGCATTGCAATGACACCTGCCCAAAATCTTGGTGCAATCACTCTGCGTAATGGATCAATCGCCATCATTTCAAGGCTAGAAAGTTGCTCTGTGGCTTTCATTAGCCCGATTTCAGCCGTTAATGCGGATCCTGCTCTCCCCGCAAACAATAAGGCAGTAACAACAGGACCTAGCTCACGCAACAGTGAGAGCGAGACCAACTGCCCTAAACTCGTCTCTGCTGAAAAATCCACCAATACCACATAGCCTTGTAATCCCAAAACCATACCGATAAATAGCCCTGATAGCATAATAATCAGTAAAGATTGAACCCCTAACACATAGAGCTGTTTAATCAAGAGCGGGGTATGTTTGCGAAACTCAGGCTTGCCGATTAATGCCCCCCATAACATAAAAGTGGCACGACCGAAAACCCGAATAAATTTAATTGTTGATGCCCCAATAGCAGAAATAAAATCCATCATTGAAATAGCTCCTTGACGTAATTTTCTGCAGGGTAATGGAAACGTACAGGTCCATCTTCCTTGCCAGATAAGAACTGTACAACTTGTGGATCTTGGCTTGCCAATAATTCAGTTGGTGTGCCACTGGCGATGATACGTTTATCTGCCACAATATAAGCGTAATCGGCAATACTTAAGACTTCTGTCACATCATGAGAAACGACAATAGACGTTAAATTCAACGCTTCATTCAGTTTTTTAATCAATGAAACAATCACGCCCATACTGATCGGATCTTGCCCTGCAAAAGGTTCATCATACATAATCAGATCGGGATCAAGTGCAATAGCTCGTGCTAATGCCGCTCGACGTGCCATACCGCCAGAAAGCTCAGAAGGCATCAACTGCGAGGCACCTCGAAGCCCAACGGCTTCAAGTTTCATTAGCACAAGTTTGCGAATCAGTTCTTCGGGAAGTTTAGTATGCTCACGAATAGGGAACGCCACGTTTTCAAAGGTGGAGAGATCAGTAAATAACGCCCCCGACTGGAACAACATTCCCATTCGCTGGCGAATCTGATACAACGCTTTATTTGAGGCTTGGCACACATCTTCACCGTCAAATAAGATTTCGCCTGATTCAGGTATAAGTTGCCCACCAATTAAACGAAGCAATGTCGTTTTTCCGATCCCAGATGGCCCCATAATTGCGGTGATTTTTCCCTTCCGCACTTGCAGATTCAGGTTGTCGTAAATCACACGCTCACCACGTTTAAAGGTAAGATGCTTTACTTCAACCAAATTTTTGGTGTCAGACATTTGGTTTTTCTCAATAAAAATGGTTCGGGATCTTGTCTGAAGGGCTTGGCAAAGTCAATCGACTTTAATCTTTTGACAAACGACAAGCGGTCACAAAGAGCTTTAGCTTCCCAAGGTGGATTGGTAAAATTTTACTCGGAACTGACCGCTTGTAGGATTTATTTTGCGTACGTGATCACTTTCACAACCTTGGTCACACCACTAACATGACGAGCAACTTCTGCCGCAGCATTTGCTTGGTTTTCCGACAGACTGCCCATTAAAAAGACTTCGCCATTTTCGGTAATCACCTTAACTTCGGTGCTTTTCACTTCTGCATTGACAAGCAATTTTGATTTCACTTGTGTGGTGATCCAGCTATCTTTACTGATTTGTCCAAATCCGATTTTTCCGCCAGTACGGACTTCGTTGTAAATTTCATTCACGCCCTCTACACCTGCGGCAATATTTTTTGCGGTTTCTCTCGCAGCTTCATTCGGTGCCTGCCCAATCAAAAGCACTTTGCCGTTATAAGAAACCACATTAATGCGAGCTTCTTCTTGTAACTGAGCGTCCTTATTCAGTTGATATGCTACCCTTTCTTCCAAGGTTTCGTCATCAAGTTGACGCCCAGCACTACGCGGATCCGTTGCTACTTTTGTTGCAACTGCTGCTGTGCCAATCACTGCTGTCGTAATACAGCCTTGTAAACCGAGTAGTGATACACCAAATAGGCTGGCAACACCGATTTTTCTAACAATAGTTAACATAGCATACTCCTTATGGGTGGGCTGTTGGGTTAAAAAGTAAATTATCAATCAACTCGCACAATAAGTTGATACAAAATTGATGTCCTTCAATGATCCGCATTTCATTGAGAGACGGCATTGAAATTTCACAATCATCTTCTGCCAATAAGCCTTGTGTGTGATCGTTGCGGCTACTGGTAAAAGCAATAATGGTTAAATCTTCATTATTTGCCGTATGAATCGCATTCAATATAGCCGTTTCATTCCCTGTTGGCGAGAAAGCCACAAAAATATCGCCAGCTTTGGCAATCACTTGTAACTGTTTTTTGTAGATTTCGTCCAAATCATTTTCTTGTGCCAAATAGCTTGCAAACATTCCATCAAAATGAAGTAACTGGGCAGCAAGGCTTGGGCGAGATAGATCATAGCGATGGAGTAAATTACTCACCAGCAGCTGGGCATTGGCGTAAGAGCGTCCATGTCCGCATACAATCACCTTGTTACCATTAAGCAAACAAGCGGTTAGTTTCTGTGCGGCATTTTGCAATACATTTGGTAATAAATCGGCGGCTGCAATCTGTGTTTGAATACTCTCTGCAAAACGGTCTTGAATTTTTTGTAACATCTTATCCTAAAAAATTTTGAATCCAGACAGCGTCATCGTTTCCTTCAAAGGCAACCACATCAAAACGGCAATCTGCTGTCTCTAAACTTTGATTGCGTAATGCGAGCCACGCATTGGCTGCTCTCTGCCATTTTTGTTGCTTCCGAAAATTGATGCTTTCGACTGCTGATCCAAAATCAGCATTTTTGCGGTGGCGAACTTCAACAAACACTAACGTATTCCGTTGTTGCATAATTAAATCCAATTCGCCACATTTGAACGTTTGGTTTTGAGCAATAAATTTTAGCCCTTGTTTTTCAAGAAAAACGCGGGCTTTTTGCTCATAAACTGCACCTTTGGCTCTTTTATTTTTATCAGTTAGCAGGAATGATAGAACCATTTTGGTATTGTAGCCACGTCATTTCACGTTCAATATTACAGTTTGTTCCAGAACTCAATACTCCCGTTAAACCAGACACTTTATAACCAGGAATTTGACGGAACTCGTTGAATTTATTGGCAATTGACCAAGCATCTGAACCCATTGCATATAATCGCATCATTGAGAAATCGCTCTCTGCAAGATTTTCCGCTTTTTTATAAAGCTCAGAATCTGCATCTGCAAGTAATGGAATTTCGCTGAACTTCACGCCTTCCATCGTTAAACGGAAATCTGGTCCATTATTTGGTGAGTTACTGCGAGATGATGTATAAAGAGGGTATTTACCTGCAAGACTGGAGTTATCTAACCCCTGTTTAATCTCTCGAATTTGTTGAGCTGTACCTAATAAATAAAGTCCGCTACTTTGGATAAGCCCTGAATTTTCAAGTGCTGTCACACTGTCTAATGGCTGATAGTAATAACGAACATCTACATCACGAGCTGTTAGCTGTCTCCAACGTTTAGCAAACGCATCAGCAGAACGCTGACCAAAATCATCTTGTGGTGCAACCACAATCGCATTCATCACACCATCTCGATTTAAACGCTCTGCTGCAGAACGGGCTTCTGCTTCTGGAGATAAACCGTAATAGCATACTTTGCTAATTGCTTTAGCACTTGGTGTTGCATTTAAAGCAAGCACATTTACATCACGAATATTTGGATTCACGATCAGTTCATCCACACGGCTTTTAATTAATGGACCAATAATTGTTTGAGCACCACGCATTTTTGCTTGATCTACAATTTCTGCGACAGACTGAATTTCAGTATCATAAATTTGAACTGGTGTGCTATCTCCACCTTTGGCATCATTGAAACCTTTTTTAATGATTTCACCTAGAATTTTAGTATTGCCCGTTAATGGCAGAAGTAATGCGACACTGTTTAGCTGGGTTTGCTGGAAGTTCGTTACACTTTGTAATTCCGTTGGTAAAATGCGTGCCGCACTATGATTTGGGTACTGTTTTTTCCAATTTTCAATCGCAAAAGGAAGCTCCATTGGATTAATCACATTTTGGTTATAGGTATTCACCAACGCCAACCAACCCGCAACACCGATTTCACCTGCACCTGCATTGGCTTTTTCCAACATTCCACGATTCGCATTACGTAGCATTTCCCAGATCTTATCGTTATTTTCTTGACGGCGAATATTATCAGTCAAGTAAGCATCAAGTAACGAACGTACTCTTACACTTTCTAGAATATCGTTTTGTTTTTCAGCAAGCTGAGCGTGAGTTTGATAGACCCGTTGCTGCTGTGAATGGCTTAGAGATGAAGTTGCAAGTTGTCTTAATAAACTGACCGCTGGTTGGCTGTTATTTTGCAACACGGCAAGTTGTGCAGAAAGTAATTGGAATTCTAAACGTTGAGCGTCATTAAATTCGGCGGGTTTTAATTGCTCGATCGTATTTTGGGCTTCAACAATTTTGTTTTCTTCAATCAATTTACGAATGGCTAACAAGCGGTAACTTTGTTGTGTTTCTTTGCTACTTTGCTCCGCTTTATTAATATAAAATTCTGAACTTGCATAGGCATCATTTTTTAACGATTCCGTGACTTCGTTACCAAAGAAGCTCGTGCCAGTACAAGCAGATAAGAATAATGCCAAAGTGGTTGGAACTAAGACTCGTTTCATTTTTTGGCTAAAACGATGAGTTTGTACTAGAATAGTAGGCATTTTATGACTCCATTGAGTTAAAATCAGAATTCAATATTCGACTAAATAGATTACGAACACATAATTGGTAAATCTTACTTATCAAATAAGCGAAAATCAAATGAAAAACGGACATCAAACCGATCAAACTGGCATTTTATATATTGTTGCCACACCAATTGGCAATCTACAAGATATTACTCAACGTGCGTTATCTACACTTGAATCGGTCGATTTAATTGCAGCGGAAGACACCCGCCACAGTGGCATTTTGCTTAGTCATTACGGTATCAAAAAGCCCTTTTTCTCCTTACATGATCATAACGAGCAGCAACGAGCTGCCGTTTTAGTCGAAAAATTACAACAAGGACAACACATTGCCTTGATTTCCGATGCAGGCACGCCGCTCATTAGCGATCCTGGTTTTCATTTAGTACGAGAATGCAGACAAACAGGTGTTAAAATCGTACCCATTCCTGGGGCTTGTGCAGCAATTACCGCATTATGCAGTTCGGGCATTGCATCTGACCGTTTCTGCTTTGAAGGTTTTTTACCCGCCAAAAGCAAAGGGCGTTGCGATAAGCTCAACGAACTTGTTAATGAATCTCGTACGCTGATTTTCTATGAATCCACCCATCGCATTTTAGATAGCCTTACCGATATGCAACAAGTTTTCGGGGCTGATCGTTATGTAGTGATGGCAAGAGAACTAACCAAAACGTGGGAAACCATTTACGGGGCTCCATTGAGTGAACTGATTGGATGGTTAGCACAAGACAACAATCGGATCAAAGGTGAAATCGTATTAGTCGTAGAAGGCAAATCACAAACAGCAAACGAAGAAATCTCATTACAAGCGGTCAGATTATTGCAAACTTTAGCAAGTGAGCTACCGCTGAAAAAAGCCGCTGCAATTGTGGCAGAGACTTTTGGATATAAGAAAAATGCCTTGTATCAATATGGTTTAGACAATTTTTAATTCATCATTTTAGGAGTTTTTATGGCAGCAGAAGGTGCAAGCCATTTAGTCAGCATAGTCACATTACTCGGAGCAGCCGTTGTGGCGGTTCCGTTATTTAAACGCTTTGGCTTCGGCTCAGTATTGGGCTACCTCGCCGCAGGATTAGTGATTGGTCCATTCGGTTTTGGATTATTTAATGATCCCGAAGGGGTTATTCACCTTGCCGAACTAGGTGTAGTGATGTTTCTCTTTATTGTGGGGCTTGAGATGAAACCGTCCCACATTTGGGGCTTACGCCACCATATTTTTGGGCTAGGATCATTGCAAGTCTCCGCCATTATGGTCTCACTATTTGGCTTGATCACATTAGCTGGCTATCCTTGGCAAGTCGCATTTGTAGCATCATCAGGCTTTGTGTTAAGTTCAAGTGCCATTGTAATGCAAGAGTTGAGTGAGCGTGGCGAAATGACCACCCCGAAAGGGCAGCAAGTTATCTCCATTTTGCTCTTTGAAGATCTCTTGATCGTCCCATTATTAGCTTTAGTCGCCTTTTTATCGCCAACACATACACAAGAAGATACTCTCTGGCAAAGTATTGGGATTGCGGGAGCGGCAATTTCCGCCTTAGTGATTGCAGGGCTCTGGTTGCTTAATCCGCTATTTAAAATTTTAGCCAAAACCAAAACCCGTGAAGTGATGACGGCTGCTGCATTATTAGTGGTACTGGGGGCTGCACTGCTAATGGAACTTGGCGGGCTTTCAATGGCAATGGGAGCATTCGTCGCAGGCGTTCTACTTTCTGAGTCCAGCTTCCGCCATCAACTTGAAGCCGATATTGAACCTTTCCGTGGCTTACTGCTTGGATTATTCTTCCTTGGCGTAGGAATGTCGCTCAACTTACCCGTGGTTTTTGATAACTGGCCGCTGATCTTGCTCGGCGTCATCATCTTTTCCTGCATCAAAGGCGTATGCGTTTATCTTGTTGCCCGTATCACTCATAAATCTCACGCCGTTGCGATTGACCGAGCATTCACAATGGCACACGGCGGTGAATTTGCATTCGTCCTCTTCGCTTCTGCTGCAGGACAACATCTTATTGATGAAAAAATTCAGGCAAACCTCACGGCGATCGTAGTGTTTTCAATGGCACTAAATTCAGTATTAATGCTGATTTTAAAACGCTATATCATACCTCGATTAATACACTCAGAGCAGGAACAAGAGCCAGATCATATTGACGCCATTCACCCCACAATTATTATCGGGCTAGGACGCTACGGGCAAATTGTCAATCACTTATTGATGATGACAGGCTGCCACCCAACCGTGATCGATAAAGATGCCACAATGATTGCAGGAATGAAAAAGCGGGGAATTAAATGCTATTACGGCGATGCTTCCCGCCCTGAAATCTTACACGCAGCGGGCGTGGAAAGTGCCGAATTGTTGGTTGTTGCGGTAGATAACAAACATCAAGCAACACATATTGTTGAATTAGCACGAAAAATGAACCCCAATATCAAAATTATTGCTCGAGCTTACGACCGCTTACATGTGTTCGATCTCTACCAAGCTGGTGCAGATATTCAGGTTCGTGAAACCTTTGACTCAGCATTACGTACAGGGAAAAAAGTGTTACTCGCCATGGGAATGGATAAAGAAATAGTGGATGAAATTGGAGAAGCCTATTTCTACCGTGATCGCCATAGCGTAAAACTGATGGCGGAAGTGTATGATCCCAAAATTGATCGATTCAAAAATAAAGAAATGCTCAAACTTGCGTTAGAGAATGATCAAGAAACCATGCTTGAAATTCAACAAATCATGCAAAAAGAACACTGACAAGCGGTCACTTTAGGTAAAAATTTTGCAAATTTATAAAAGAAAACCACTTTTAACACAATAGAAAATACAAATCAATTTCATTTAATTGATAGATTTTTCCTATAAAATGAATAAATTATATCCATTTTACACAAAATTCAATTTTACCTATACTGCTCTCAATTCAGTCAATCATCATAGGAGAAAATAAGATGACTAACTCAATCGGTTTAAATGCCGCTTCTTCAGAGAAATTAGCTCACGAACTCAACAACCTACTTGCTAGCTACCAAGTTTTCTACACAAATGTACGTGGTTACCACTGGAACATTAAAGGTGTGAGCTTCTTTGAATTACACGCTAAATTTGAAGAAATTTACGATGACTTAGTGGTAAAAGTAGATGAAATTGCAGAACGCATTTTAACGTTAGGTCACGTTCCAGCAAACGGCTACAGTCAATACTTAAAAACGTCTGCAATCGAAGAACACATTGGCGTGAGTTCTGCACAAGAGTGCTTAAACGGCACCGTAAGCGGCTTAAAAGCGTTATTACAGCAACAACGCCAAATTTTAGCCCTTGCAGGTGAAATGGATGATGAAGGTACCGCTTCACAAATGAGCGACTACATCAAAGAACAAGAAAAATTAGTGTGGATGTTCACTGCTGCTGCGACTTGCGGTGTTTGTCAAGCCTAATTTAAACAAAGTAAAGGGACGAAATATTGCTCTGTCCCAAAAAAACTTAGACGGACTTAATTCAAGGACTGAGTTCTGTATTCAACAGGGTTCAGTCCTTTTAATTTCACTTGAATACCTTCGTCATCGTAGTAACGCACATAGTCGTGAAGCGTTCGTTCAAGTTCAGCAAAAGTAGCAAGCCGCTTACCAAAATACAAATTTGTAATTCACCCATTCTGCAGCGTATCAAAAATCACTTCGGCTAAGGATTTGGAAATGCCAGGGACGGATTGGATTTCTTCGAGAGTAGCGGATTTAACGCCTTGCATACCACCAAGGTATTTAAGTAACGCTTGGCGACGTTTGGCTCCGATGCCTGCGATCGACTCTAATCCGCTTTCGGTGAAGGCTTTTTGGCGTTTTTTGCGGTGTCCGCTGATGGCGTGATTGTGAGATTCATCACGGATATGTTGGATCAAATGTAACGCTAAGTTGTCGGGCGGAAGATGAATGTCGTTATCCGCTCGGCTGATGAGCAACGTTTCCAAGCCTGCTTTGCGTTCCGCTCCTTTTGCCACGCCGATCAGCAGCGGTTTGGACTTATCCCACTCCACCTTTAAATGAGCGAAAGTCTCTAACGCTCGGTTGAGCTGCCCTTTTCCGCCGTCGATGAAAATAATGTCAGGGATTTTTTCAGGTGGAAGCGGTTTGTCGTAGCGTTTCAACAAGGCTTGTTCCATTGCTGCATAATCATCGCCTCCCGTGATGCCTTCAATGTTGAAACGGCGATAGTCCGATTTTAGCGGTCCATTTTCATCAAATACCACACAAGAAGCGACGGTTTGCTCGCCCATCGTATGACTGATGTCGAAACACTCCATTCGTTTGATCTCCGCCAAACCTAACAGCTCTTGCAAGGCTTGATAGCGAGCGTGAATACGAGAATCTTGCTGTAATTGTAACGCTAACGCCGCTTGTGCATTAGTTTTAGCTAAAGCGAGATAGCGTCCTTTTTCGCCCCGCACCTTGTCTTGAATGGTGACTTTATGCCCTGCCTGCTCGCTGAGCACCGCTTCCAACGCTGCCGCTTCGCTAACGGGATGATCAATCACAATTTGGTTCGGAATCGTGCGATGTTGGTTCATTTGCAAGTAAAATTGCCCGATAAATGTATCGCTAAGCTCTTCCAGCTCTGTATAATTTGGCACTTTCGGGAAATAGCTGCGGTTGCCCAAAATTTTGCCTTGTCGCACAAACAGAATATGCACGCAAGCAATGCCGTGCTGATAAGCAATGGAAATAATGTCCAGATCGTCCAAGCGTTCGTTCGACACAAACTGCTTTTCCGTCACCGCTCGCACCTGTTGGATTTGATCACGAAAACGAGCAGCGGCTTCGAAATTGAGATCTTCTGCGGCCTTTTCCATTTTGGCGATCAAATGCTCAACCACTTGTTGATCTTTGCCCTGCAAAAACAGCCGCACATATTGCACTTGCTGATCGTACTCTTGTTGCGAGTAAAGACCTTCCACGCAAGGTGCGAGACAACGCCCAATTTGATATTGCAAGCAAGGGCGAGAACGATTTTTGTAGTACGAATCTTCACATTGGCGAATCGGGAACAGTTTTTGTAGTAAATTCAAGGTTTCCCGCACTGCTCCTGCATTCGGATAAGGACCGAAATATTCGCCTGCCACTTTTTTGCTGCCACGAAAACTGGCTAAGCGGGGGTGCTGGTGCTTGGTCAGCAAAATGTAGGGGTAAGATTTATCGTCCCGCAGCAACACGTTATAGCGTGGCTGATTTTCCTTGATATAGTTATGTTCCAGCAACAAGGCTTCTGTTTCGGAATGGGTGATGGTGGTTTCGATATGAGCAATTTGCGACACCAATGCTTCGGTTTTGCGGCTGGATAAATTCGCTCGAAAATAGCTCGACAGCCGTTTTTTCAAATCTTTGGCTTTGCCAACATAGATAATCGTGCCTTTATCGTCATACATTCGATAAACGCCCGATTGGTGAGAAACTTGTGCAAGGAATTGTTTAGAATCGAATTTAGGCATCGGATTGGTAAAATGTTGGCAGAAACTGACCGCTTGTTGAATAAATTCTCCCCCTGCATTGCGGGGGAAGTACCTTGCGAAGCAAAGGGTAGGGGGCAAAATGTTAGGACTTCATAAAGCTCTGTTTAGACGCTTTGAGATATTGCAGCATCGACCAAATAGTCAGCCCCACGGCGATGTAAAGCAAAATAAAAGCGAGAATTTCCATTGTAGGGCTTTGCCGCCACAGCAAACCGCCAAGGGCAAGCATTTGAGCCGTGGTTTTCACTTTGCCCCAAATCGACACCGCCACATTCGCTCGCTCGCCAATTTCCGCCATCCATTCACGTAACGCTGAAATAATAATTTCACGGGCAATCATAATGCCTGCAGGAATGCTGATCCACCAAACGTGGTAATGTTCCACAACGGAAACCAAAGCAATCGCTACAAGAACTTTATCTGCAACAGGATCTAAAAACGCCCCGAAACGAGTAATTTGATTCCAACGGCGAGCCAAATACCCATCTAAGAGATCTGTCATACTAGCAATAAAGAAAATCAGCGTGGTAATTTCAGGGGAATAGGGGATCGGCAAATAAAATGCAAGAATAAATAACGGAATTAAAACAACTCGAAAGATTGTTAAATAGGTTGGGA
The nucleotide sequence above comes from Pasteurellaceae bacterium Orientalotternb1. Encoded proteins:
- a CDS encoding outer membrane lipid asymmetry maintenance protein MlaD, producing the protein MRQSIKYEFWVGFFVLLGFAALIFLGLRVANVQGFSAEKTYTLYATFDNVGGLKARAPIKVGGVVVGRVAEIQLDAKTYTPKVTLAINEKFDQIPDTSSLSIKTAGLLGEQYIALNIGFTLEGETAMLKEGDSFGDTNSAMVLEDLIGQFLYGDKKKTDENTAEPKAE
- a CDS encoding ABC transporter permease, giving the protein MMDFISAIGASTIKFIRVFGRATFMLWGALIGKPEFRKHTPLLIKQLYVLGVQSLLIIMLSGLFIGMVLGLQGYVVLVDFSAETSLGQLVSLSLLRELGPVVTALLFAGRAGSALTAEIGLMKATEQLSSLEMMAIDPLRRVIAPRFWAGVIAMPILAAIFTAIGIWGGSLVGVDWKGVDSGSFWSVMQNSVTLSDLLNGFIKSIVFAFAVVWIALFNGYDAMPTSEGISQATTRTVVNASLMVLGLDFVLTAIMFGG
- a CDS encoding potassium transporter, with amino-acid sequence MAAEGASHLVSIVTLLGAAVVAVPLFKRFGFGSVLGYLAAGLVIGPFGFGLFNDPEGVIHLAELGVVMFLFIVGLEMKPSHIWGLRHHIFGLGSLQVSAIMVSLFGLITLAGYPWQVAFVASSGFVLSSSAIVMQELSERGEMTTPKGQQVISILLFEDLLIVPLLALVAFLSPTHTQEDTLWQSIGIAGAAISALVIAGLWLLNPLFKILAKTKTREVMTAAALLVVLGAALLMELGGLSMAMGAFVAGVLLSESSFRHQLEADIEPFRGLLLGLFFLGVGMSLNLPVVFDNWPLILLGVIIFSCIKGVCVYLVARITHKSHAVAIDRAFTMAHGGEFAFVLFASAAGQHLIDEKIQANLTAIVVFSMALNSVLMLILKRYIIPRLIHSEQEQEPDHIDAIHPTIIIGLGRYGQIVNHLLMMTGCHPTVIDKDATMIAGMKKRGIKCYYGDASRPEILHAAGVESAELLVVAVDNKHQATHIVELARKMNPNIKIIARAYDRLHVFDLYQAGADIQVRETFDSALRTGKKVLLAMGMDKEIVDEIGEAYFYRDRHSVKLMAEVYDPKIDRFKNKEMLKLALENDQETMLEIQQIMQKEH
- a CDS encoding ABC transporter ATP-binding protein, which encodes MSDTKNLVEVKHLTFKRGERVIYDNLNLQVRKGKITAIMGPSGIGKTTLLRLIGGQLIPESGEILFDGEDVCQASNKALYQIRQRMGMLFQSGALFTDLSTFENVAFPIREHTKLPEELIRKLVLMKLEAVGLRGASQLMPSELSGGMARRAALARAIALDPDLIMYDEPFAGQDPISMGVIVSLIKKLNEALNLTSIVVSHDVTEVLSIADYAYIVADKRIIASGTPTELLASQDPQVVQFLSGKEDGPVRFHYPAENYVKELFQ
- a CDS encoding osmotically-inducible protein OsmY, translating into MLTIVRKIGVASLFGVSLLGLQGCITTAVIGTAAVATKVATDPRSAGRQLDDETLEERVAYQLNKDAQLQEEARINVVSYNGKVLLIGQAPNEAARETAKNIAAGVEGVNEIYNEVRTGGKIGFGQISKDSWITTQVKSKLLVNAEVKSTEVKVITENGEVFLMGSLSENQANAAAEVARHVSGVTKVVKVITYAK
- a CDS encoding penicillin-binding protein: MPTILVQTHRFSQKMKRVLVPTTLALFLSACTGTSFFGNEVTESLKNDAYASSEFYINKAEQSSKETQQSYRLLAIRKLIEENKIVEAQNTIEQLKPAEFNDAQRLEFQLLSAQLAVLQNNSQPAVSLLRQLATSSLSHSQQQRVYQTHAQLAEKQNDILESVRVRSLLDAYLTDNIRRQENNDKIWEMLRNANRGMLEKANAGAGEIGVAGWLALVNTYNQNVINPMELPFAIENWKKQYPNHSAARILPTELQSVTNFQQTQLNSVALLLPLTGNTKILGEIIKKGFNDAKGGDSTPVQIYDTEIQSVAEIVDQAKMRGAQTIIGPLIKSRVDELIVNPNIRDVNVLALNATPSAKAISKVCYYGLSPEAEARSAAERLNRDGVMNAIVVAPQDDFGQRSADAFAKRWRQLTARDVDVRYYYQPLDSVTALENSGLIQSSGLYLLGTAQQIREIKQGLDNSSLAGKYPLYTSSRSNSPNNGPDFRLTMEGVKFSEIPLLADADSELYKKAENLAESDFSMMRLYAMGSDAWSIANKFNEFRQIPGYKVSGLTGVLSSGTNCNIEREMTWLQYQNGSIIPAN
- a CDS encoding 16S rRNA (cytidine(1402)-2'-O)-methyltransferase, with protein sequence MKNGHQTDQTGILYIVATPIGNLQDITQRALSTLESVDLIAAEDTRHSGILLSHYGIKKPFFSLHDHNEQQRAAVLVEKLQQGQHIALISDAGTPLISDPGFHLVRECRQTGVKIVPIPGACAAITALCSSGIASDRFCFEGFLPAKSKGRCDKLNELVNESRTLIFYESTHRILDSLTDMQQVFGADRYVVMARELTKTWETIYGAPLSELIGWLAQDNNRIKGEIVLVVEGKSQTANEEISLQAVRLLQTLASELPLKKAAAIVAETFGYKKNALYQYGLDNF
- a CDS encoding YraN family protein; translation: MVLSFLLTDKNKRAKGAVYEQKARVFLEKQGLKFIAQNQTFKCGELDLIMQQRNTLVFVEVRHRKNADFGSAVESINFRKQQKWQRAANAWLALRNQSLETADCRFDVVAFEGNDDAVWIQNFLG
- a CDS encoding DNA starvation/stationary phase protection protein, producing MTNSIGLNAASSEKLAHELNNLLASYQVFYTNVRGYHWNIKGVSFFELHAKFEEIYDDLVVKVDEIAERILTLGHVPANGYSQYLKTSAIEEHIGVSSAQECLNGTVSGLKALLQQQRQILALAGEMDDEGTASQMSDYIKEQEKLVWMFTAAATCGVCQA
- a CDS encoding SIS domain-containing protein: MLQKIQDRFAESIQTQIAAADLLPNVLQNAAQKLTACLLNGNKVIVCGHGRSYANAQLLVSNLLHRYDLSRPSLAAQLLHFDGMFASYLAQENDLDEIYKKQLQVIAKAGDIFVAFSPTGNETAILNAIHTANNEDLTIIAFTSSRNDHTQGLLAEDDCEISMPSLNEMRIIEGHQFCINLLCELIDNLLFNPTAHP